The Phragmites australis chromosome 15, lpPhrAust1.1, whole genome shotgun sequence genome window below encodes:
- the LOC133892481 gene encoding putative MO25-like protein At5g47540 isoform X2, with product MQMAELGKNIRELKSILYGNGESEPVTEACVQLTQEFFRENTLRLLIICLPKLNLETRKDATQVVANLQRQQVSSKIVASEYLESNKDLLDILISGYENMDIALHYGAMLRECIRHQSIARYVLESEHMKKFFDYIQLPNFDIASDASATFKELLTRHKATVAEFLSNNFDWFFEEFNSGLLSSPNYITKRQAIKLLGDMLLDRSNSAVMMRYVSSKDNLMILMNLLRDSSKNIQIEAFHVFKLFAANKNKSAEVVNILVTNRSKLLRFFAGFKIDKEDEQFEADKEQVIKEISAL from the exons ATGCAGATGGCAGAGTTAGGCAAGAATATCAGGGAACTGAAATCTATTCTTTATGGGAACGGTGAATCAGAGCCTGTAACTGAAGCTTGTGTGCAACTGACCCAAGAATTCTTCAGGGAGAACACTTTACGACTGTTAATTATATGTCTTCCAAAACTGAATTTGGAG ACCAGGAAAGATGCTACTCAAgttgttgcaaacttgcaaagaCAGCAAGTATCCTCAAAGATAGTTGCATCTGAGTACCTTGAGTCAAATAAAGATCTCTTGGACATCTTAATTTCTGG GTATGAGAATATGGACATTGCTTTACATTATGGTGCTATGTTAAGGGAATGTATTCGCCACCAAAGCATTGCAAG ATATGTTCTAGAGTCTGAACACATGAAGAAGTTCTTCGACTATATACAGCTTCCAAATTTTGACATAGCTTCTGATGCTTCTGCTACCTTTAAG GAACTACTGACGAGGCATAAAGCAACCGTGGctgaatttctttccaataatTTTGATTGG TTCTTTGAAGAATTCAACTCTGGGTTGTTATCATCACCCAACTACATAACAAAAAGGCAAGCTATCAAG CTGTTGGGAGACATGCTGCTGGATAGATCAAATTCTGCAGTCATGATGCGCTATGTTAGTTCAAAGGATAATCTTATGATTCTGATGAATCTATTAAGG GATTCAagtaaaaatattcaaattgagGCGTTTCACGTGTTTAAG CTGTTTGCTGCGAATAAAAACAAATCGGCTGAGGTTGTAAACATACTAGTCACAAATAGAAGCAAGCTTCTTCGGTTTTTTGCTGGATTCAAGATTGACAAAG AGGATGAGCAGTTTGAGGCAGACAAGGAGCAGGTCATAAAAGAAATATCGGCACTTTGA
- the LOC133893706 gene encoding uncharacterized protein LOC133893706, whose product MVVGDKELFMGWAKSRPGAPALYGKPFVNYDKLCEIYANDLAKGGKAKGPGDHLEVNEEQSTADITETTNQIKTADESNYHAPNHSSNPSSGIKSGVGRKRIMLEDDLVATELTNVSKSIRSLVEVETGNTATLNATQAAFFAGN is encoded by the exons ATGGTTGTTGGAGACAAAGAGCTATTTATGGGCTGGGCAAAG TCTCGTCCTGGAGCACCTGCCTTGTACGGGAAGCCTTTTGTGAACTATGATAAGCTCTGTGAAATCTATGCAAATGATTTGGCTAAAGGAGGAAAGGCCAAAGGTCCAGGGGATCATCTTGAAGTGAATGAAGAGCAATCTACTGCAGACATTACTGAAACAACCAACCAAATTAAAACTGCAGATGAGTCAAATTATCATGCACCAAACCATAGCAGTAACCCCTCGAGTGGAATAAAATCTGGAGTTGGTCGTAAGAGAATCATGCTGGAAGATGATCTTGTCGCTACTGAATTGACAAATGTGTCAAAATCAATTAGAAGCCTCGTGGAAGTTGAAACAGGAAATACTGCTACTTTAAATGCTACGCAGGCTGCTTTTTTTGCAGGAAATTGA
- the LOC133892481 gene encoding putative MO25-like protein At5g47540 isoform X1, which translates to MKGLFKSKPRTPADVVRLTRELLIFVDLHSGSRGADAKREEKMAELGKNIRELKSILYGNGESEPVTEACVQLTQEFFRENTLRLLIICLPKLNLETRKDATQVVANLQRQQVSSKIVASEYLESNKDLLDILISGYENMDIALHYGAMLRECIRHQSIARYVLESEHMKKFFDYIQLPNFDIASDASATFKELLTRHKATVAEFLSNNFDWFFEEFNSGLLSSPNYITKRQAIKLLGDMLLDRSNSAVMMRYVSSKDNLMILMNLLRDSSKNIQIEAFHVFKLFAANKNKSAEVVNILVTNRSKLLRFFAGFKIDKEDEQFEADKEQVIKEISAL; encoded by the exons ATGAAGGGCCTCTTCAAGTCGAAGCCGCGGACGCCAGCCGACGTCGTGCGGCTGACGCGCGAGCTCCTCATCTTCGTCGACCTCCACTCCGGCTCCCGGGGCGCTGACGCCAAGCGCGAGGAGAAG ATGGCAGAGTTAGGCAAGAATATCAGGGAACTGAAATCTATTCTTTATGGGAACGGTGAATCAGAGCCTGTAACTGAAGCTTGTGTGCAACTGACCCAAGAATTCTTCAGGGAGAACACTTTACGACTGTTAATTATATGTCTTCCAAAACTGAATTTGGAG ACCAGGAAAGATGCTACTCAAgttgttgcaaacttgcaaagaCAGCAAGTATCCTCAAAGATAGTTGCATCTGAGTACCTTGAGTCAAATAAAGATCTCTTGGACATCTTAATTTCTGG GTATGAGAATATGGACATTGCTTTACATTATGGTGCTATGTTAAGGGAATGTATTCGCCACCAAAGCATTGCAAG ATATGTTCTAGAGTCTGAACACATGAAGAAGTTCTTCGACTATATACAGCTTCCAAATTTTGACATAGCTTCTGATGCTTCTGCTACCTTTAAG GAACTACTGACGAGGCATAAAGCAACCGTGGctgaatttctttccaataatTTTGATTGG TTCTTTGAAGAATTCAACTCTGGGTTGTTATCATCACCCAACTACATAACAAAAAGGCAAGCTATCAAG CTGTTGGGAGACATGCTGCTGGATAGATCAAATTCTGCAGTCATGATGCGCTATGTTAGTTCAAAGGATAATCTTATGATTCTGATGAATCTATTAAGG GATTCAagtaaaaatattcaaattgagGCGTTTCACGTGTTTAAG CTGTTTGCTGCGAATAAAAACAAATCGGCTGAGGTTGTAAACATACTAGTCACAAATAGAAGCAAGCTTCTTCGGTTTTTTGCTGGATTCAAGATTGACAAAG AGGATGAGCAGTTTGAGGCAGACAAGGAGCAGGTCATAAAAGAAATATCGGCACTTTGA